From the genome of Thermoflexus hugenholtzii, one region includes:
- a CDS encoding DedA family protein: MEALEHQLVLFLERLFQGMGWGGVVAIMALESANIPIPSEVTMPLAGWMLVQARGGTLLRAVLEGGFYGGLGCTLGSLLSYALGYYGGRPFLFRYGRYLLIHPRDLEAADRWFARWGMWATFISRLLPIVRTFISFPAGVARVSVFPFTLLTFTGSFLWCAGLAAGGYIFGQHWEELRRLMRPFDIPIALALLAGFAYYLYRHIRHAREGYEALRPALQEADPPGEE, encoded by the coding sequence ATGGAAGCGCTGGAGCATCAGCTGGTGCTGTTCCTGGAGAGATTGTTCCAGGGAATGGGTTGGGGCGGCGTCGTGGCGATCATGGCCCTGGAGAGCGCCAACATCCCGATCCCCAGCGAGGTGACCATGCCGCTGGCGGGCTGGATGCTGGTTCAGGCCCGCGGCGGGACGTTGCTCCGGGCCGTCCTGGAAGGCGGGTTCTACGGTGGGTTGGGATGCACCCTGGGCTCCCTGCTCTCCTATGCCCTGGGGTATTACGGCGGGCGGCCCTTCCTGTTCCGATATGGGCGCTACCTGCTGATCCACCCGCGGGATCTGGAGGCCGCGGATCGCTGGTTCGCCCGCTGGGGGATGTGGGCGACCTTCATCTCCCGTCTGCTGCCCATCGTGCGCACCTTTATCTCCTTCCCGGCCGGCGTCGCCCGCGTCTCCGTCTTCCCCTTCACCCTCCTCACCTTCACCGGATCGTTCCTCTGGTGCGCCGGCCTGGCTGCGGGAGGCTACATCTTCGGGCAACATTGGGAGGAGCTGCGCCGCCTCATGCGCCCCTTCGACATCCCCATCGCCCTGGCCCTGCTGGCCGGCTTCGCTTATTACCTCTATCGGCACATCCGCCACGCTCGGGAAGGTTACGAAGCGCTGCGCCCGGCCCTCCAGGAAGCGGATCCCCCGGGGGAGGAATAA
- a CDS encoding HEAT repeat domain-containing protein, with protein sequence MPSVEALLAHLKDEATPLSIPRLYWLSDLSEEELEQVARVWLTLSTARRRAIMSHLVDISEENTEVDFGRIFRMALSDPDPEVRALAIDGLWYEDQDLQLMRRFFELFEKDPSVEVRARAAIGLGRYLFNACIMEQIPLSAVRPAIEALRQAFYNPEEPLEVRRRALEALGNTLEPDLPLMIARAYEDPDERMRMSAVFAMGRTGEERWVPYVMEALRSPSPAMRYEAVVAAGEIGIREAVPLLARLIEEGDAEIQEAAIWALGEIGGPRAREILEELAEGEDEDLAALAEEALEELNLMEEAETFLPLLEMDLESDAAEAEAWQALWEEEEEEEGGEDDEEGRRD encoded by the coding sequence ATGCCTTCTGTGGAAGCTTTGCTTGCTCATCTCAAAGATGAAGCCACGCCGCTTTCCATCCCGCGGCTTTACTGGCTTTCGGACCTGAGCGAGGAGGAGCTCGAGCAGGTCGCACGGGTCTGGCTGACGCTGTCGACGGCGCGGCGGCGGGCCATCATGAGCCATCTGGTGGACATCAGCGAAGAGAACACGGAGGTGGACTTCGGGCGCATCTTCCGCATGGCCCTGAGCGACCCGGATCCCGAGGTGCGGGCGCTGGCCATCGACGGGTTGTGGTATGAGGATCAGGACCTCCAGCTGATGCGGCGCTTCTTCGAGCTGTTCGAGAAAGATCCATCCGTGGAAGTGCGGGCTCGGGCGGCCATCGGGCTGGGGCGCTATCTCTTCAACGCCTGCATCATGGAACAGATCCCCCTCTCCGCGGTGCGCCCGGCCATCGAGGCGTTGCGGCAGGCGTTCTACAATCCGGAGGAGCCCCTGGAGGTGCGCCGGCGCGCCCTGGAGGCCCTGGGCAACACCCTGGAGCCGGACCTCCCGCTGATGATCGCCCGGGCTTATGAGGATCCCGACGAGCGGATGCGGATGAGCGCCGTCTTCGCTATGGGCCGCACCGGCGAGGAGCGTTGGGTGCCCTATGTGATGGAGGCGCTGCGCAGCCCCAGCCCCGCCATGCGCTATGAGGCGGTGGTAGCCGCCGGCGAGATCGGCATCCGGGAGGCCGTCCCCCTCCTGGCCCGCCTGATCGAGGAGGGGGACGCGGAGATCCAGGAGGCCGCGATCTGGGCCCTGGGGGAGATCGGCGGCCCGCGAGCCCGGGAGATCCTGGAGGAGCTGGCCGAAGGAGAGGACGAGGACCTCGCCGCCCTGGCCGAGGAAGCCCTCGAGGAGCTGAACCTGATGGAAGAGGCCGAGACGTTCCTGCCCCTGCTCGAGATGGACCTGGAGTCCGACGCGGCCGAGGCGGAGGCCTGGCAGGCCCTCTGGGAGGAGGAGGAAGAGGAGGAAGGCGGGGAAGACGATGAGGAGGGGCGACGGGATTGA